A region of the Rouxiella sp. S1S-2 genome:
AACTCGCGGATACAGCTTCAGTTGCTTCATTTCTCATAACACACTCTACTTGGAGAAAAATTATAACGCTTAGTCTAGAGTTGAGTCGCGGGACGATCTATGATGCCACATCCTGATTTTTTACCCGAAACTCCGATTATGCATGTTAATAAACATTTTGCCCTTTCATCCGAGCTCATCAGTGAATTGCTGCTGGAAATGCGTCTGCGTGGCGTGCAGTATCGCCGTTTACAGACTGGCTCTGAGTTTGGCGTCGGTTTTAGCAACAGACCGGGACATGCCTATTTTCATTACATCGCTGTAGGTACTGCTCTGCTTCGCACACACGATGGTACATTGCACGAACTGAAAGCCGGCAGCATGGTATTCATGCCGCAGGGTGAGGATCATCAGCTTGTATCGGATGTCAGCTGTTCATTTCAACATATCGACACGTTAGGCTCTGCTCCTTTAGGCGAGGCCGTCAGCGGAATCAATACTTGCCCGAGTTCGCATCCGACACCCAGCACGGTTCTGTTTTATGGCTGTATGGAGTTCGATCTCGGTGGAATGCAGGGTCTTGGTAAACTGATGCCGCAAGCCATAGTGGTTGAGGCAAATGAACAGATCTATCCGGGGCTGGTTCCCATTCTGGGCGCGATGAAATTTGAAATCTGTTCCGGACGCGCTGGCTTCGCGGGCATTCTGGCCCGCCTCGCAGAAGTGGCGGCTGCCATGATTGTGCGTGGATGGATCGAAAACGGCAGCGAGAACGCAGCTGGCCTGATCGCTGCGTTACGTGATCCACGACTCGCCCGTGCAATTCTGGCCATTCATCGCGATACGGGTCGGGAGTGGTCTGTTGCTGAACTTGCTGCACAGTCACATGTGTCACGTTCTGTTTTTGCTGAACGCTTCAAATCAATCATCGGCATACCTCCCCTGCGCTATGCAAGGGAGGTGCGAATGCGCATCGCAGGTCACTGGATTATTCACGATAAGATCTCAATTGACACCGTTGCTCTTCGCCTCGGCTATGCCTCACAGGCAGCGTTTAGCAGAGCTTTTAAGCGCATCAATGGATATCCGCCGGGCGCTATGCGTCAGCGACCAGCAAGAGGCGTTAATACAGTAAATGAGTGAATGTTCCTTTAGCATTTGCTGGATTCACTGTAGGAGACCGCTCTCAACATTAAAAACTGAGCGGAAACGGCTTTTCACCACTCAAGGTATCGCAATTTCTTTTATGTCCGCTATTGGCACGAAGCAGTCCAAAAGGATTTAGTGGCCCACTATTCCAACGTTGGGCCGCTGAAGCTCTTTGAAAGCGATGAGTCGTTTAATTTATGCCCTGAGGGTGTCAAATTTTCAGCCAGCATTTCCAGTAATTTTCTGACCTTAGGTAACGCTTGACGGCTCTTCAGCCATGCCAGATTAATGGCAAGTCCGTCGGTTGCAAGATTGGGTAGCACTTGGACTAGGCTTCCTTCCTCAAGCTGACTTTTTATCAACCACATTGGTAATTGGGTGATGCCATGACCTGCTAGAGCGGCGATCAGCTGTCCTTCCCCGTCGCCCACGGCGATCCGTCCGGGAAGTACTCTTCTTTCAGTTTCATTGGGATTTTCTCCCACAAAATGCCAGGCGGTTAATCTACCGTTGCCTTCGCCGTAAACAATACAATGATGGTCCTCTAAATCTTCCTTCGTCTTAGGCTCACCGTATTTTGTGATATATGCCGGTGAGGCGCAGAATACCACGCGCTGCGCGCCCAAATAGCGATGCCCTAGCGCATTCGACCATATGTTGGAACCGCCAATTCTGACAATGATGTCAATGCCCTCTACTATCGGGTCTACAAACCTGTCCGAGAAAGAGATATGCGGTGTAATCAACGGATAGTTTTCAATAAACTTGAGGATCACTGGCAACACGTGTAGACGACCATAGGCCGCTGGAAGATCGATACAAATCCTTCCTCTCGGCTCAGTATCTTCAGCCTGCATAGACAATTGTGCTTCTTCCAGATCCGTCAGCACCGCCATACAGGTGCGATAGAAAGCAATGCCTTTATCCGTCAGTGACAGGGTGCGAGTGGTTCTCTGAAAAAGCTTTACCTTAAGCCGACTTTCGAGCCGCGCGATCCCCTTACTGATTGCTGAACTTGTTAGATTCATTTTTTTACCCGCGGCGGTAAAACTGCCTGCGTCAGCGACACAGACGAACAAATCAATCCCTTTTAAATTTTCAGACGAAAACATGGCACGCTCTTATTGATGAATTAAATTCACTAAACAAAGTTATTTATAGCGTAAATAGGAAGATTATTTTCAAGTAAACTTATTTTTAAAGAAAATAATTTTTCATTAACTGATTAGGTTAATGGTTTTAAATAGATGAGGCGTTTATATGAGTGATAGAAAACCAACCATCTTGATTACCGGTGCTACAGGTCAAATTGGTGGTAGTACCCTTCGTAGCCTACTTAAAGAAAACGCAGTCATCGTGGTTGCCGCCGTACGTTCAGCGGAAAAAGCCAAAATCTTTGAAGAACAAGGCATACGCACCGTTATTCTCGATTTTGATAAAACCGCAACACTTTTACCGGCGCTGGAAGGAATTGACCGTGTTTTTCTGGCAACGGGATACACCGTAGACATGCTACGTCAAAGCAAAGTATTTTTGGATAATGCTAAGGGAGCCGGTGTTAAGCACGTAGTGCATTTGGGCGCTTGTGGTGGAGATGATGCAACTATAGCTCACTGGGTTTGGCATCAGTTGGTTGAGCGCTATATAGAGTGGTCTGGCTTCTCGTTCACGCATCTGCGGCCCGAAGCCTTTATGCAGAATCTGCTGAACTATGATGGCACCAAAGCTGTTAAAAATGGCGTAATCCAGCAGTATACCGGCGATGCCCCCTTCAGCTGGGTTGACGGCGAAGACGTTGCGACGGTGGCCGCTCAAGCGCTGCTAAATCCGGAGAAACATAGTGGTAAAACTTATCGCTTAGGTTATGACGCAAAGTCCTACGATGAAATTGCGGCGATCATGACCGAGGTGGTGGGAAAGCCTTTCAGCTACGAGTCTTTGGACCCCAAAATCTTCCTGGAAAATATGCGTGAAGCCGGTGCGGAAATGGCCTATATGACCTGCGTATACGACAATTTCAGACGTATTGCCGAAAGAGATATTCCAGGTGTTGATGACACTTTTGATAACTTCCCCGAAATTGCTGGTAAAGAACCGGTGCGTTGGAAAGAGTTTGTTGAAAAACATAAAGACTCATTCCTTTACTAATAGCCCCGTATAGCCATGAATGGACTAAGGTTCCGTGGCCACTTTTTTGCCTCATCATGGAGACCAAATGTGAAGTGTTTATGTCAGTCAAAATAGGGCCACTTGGAAAACGAAAATACCCTACGCAAAGCCTGCTAAAAGGGCGTGAAGCGGACATTGTCGATTCGATGACCTCTTCAGGAACGGGTGCTTCTTACTGGCCTCGTCTTGATACAGATACTGTTTAAAGGACTGGGCGCATTCCAGTGCTAATAAAATTTAACTATATAATAAGGGGCGTTTTCTGACTCCCCTTATTTCATGACTGCCGGTTAAAGCAGTTTTTAGAATTCGGTCCTAACCCTTCAGTTCAGATTATCCTCGGGACTTTTAGCATTAAGACAAGTGTCATGCTGCACAGAAAGACGCTCGCGGCCAGTAAGGCCATGCCCTGAAAACCTATTATGGCTAACATCTGGCCTCCGGCAAGCGCACCGGTACCAATCGCTGCATTGAAAATTGCAACGTAAATAGCTGATGCCGGTTGTGCAGCGTCTCCAGCGCTACGAAGCAGCCATGTCTGCAAGCCAACGAATACAATTGAGATACCCGCGCCCCAAATTGTGAGCAGCATGCCTGTGAACCAGAAAGGAAGCGGTGCTGCGCTCCCCATGCCAAGCATGCCAAGCATGCCTAGCGCGCCCGCACTCAGGAGCAGTGAAATGGAAATGAGCCCTTTGATATGACGATCAATTAGCTTACCGGCAATGATATTTCCTACCAGCCCAGAGAGTCCTGACATCAGCAACAGACCTGAAATGGAAGCTGCCGGTACTCCCTGACTCTTCGTCAACAAGGGTTCCAGATAAGTGAATGCCGCAAAATGCGCCGAAATAATACAGGCAGTTGCACCATAGAGAGAAAGGAGCAGCGGATTTTTGAATATCCCGCAATAAACACTCAGTCTCAGTGGTTTTGGCGCCGCGAGTGTAGGGAGCGTCCAGAATAAAACACAGGCTGTAGCCAGTGCCAGCAGGGAAATCGCTGTAAACGCACTGCGCCATCCGGTCATGCCTGTAATTAAACTGGACAGCGGTACACCCAAAACGCTGGCAGCCGAAACGCCGCCAAAAATGACTGACGTGGCCAGCCCAAGCTTTTCAGCCGGAACAAGCTGTGCGGCCACGGTGCCAATCAATGCCCAGAAAGCGCCGTGTGCCAATGCACCCGCCATGCGGGCGCTCATAAATCCGCTCATTGAATGCGCCCGGGTTGCCACAATGCAGGAAAGGCCAAGCATAAGCATCAGGCCAACAAGCAGAGCCTTTCGCGAAATTCGCGCTGGCATCGCTCCGGAAAGAAGAGCTGCAAGTGCGGCAATCCAGCCGTATGCGGTCACGACAAGACCGGCACCAGATTCAGTCTGATTTAGATCCTTCGCTAACGTGCTGAGCATGCCAACCGGCGCAAGCTCGCTAGTCACAATTGAAAATGCACTTATGCCAAGCGCTGTTACTGCTAGCCAGGTGCGTGCAGGCACCGGACTTACGTTTAAAATGGTTTCGTTCATGTAATCATTACTCTTAAAAGATATTGGGCGAAGTTTACGGAGGAGATTTTTTGCCGGTTGCAGGCAAATACGCCTTTCATTCCTTTTGCCGTGTCACGTTCTCAGGCAATAGGAATGGCGGATACGGCGTTATGCAGCCGCTTCAGCTCAGCGAAACTGTCATTGAGTTGTCGTCGTCACGCGGCCCATTCAATTCACCCTACCCATACAGCTCAGGCCGATTGCGAATACGTTGAGAGATGACGTCAGTGTACGTTTTTGCATGTTTATCTCCTTGTGAGGACTGCAGTATCATCCTGCTGAAAGTGATAAAACAGACCTGAAAACGGAGAGCCGTTTTCCATAATTGGAAAAAAGATATGAAAACAGGTTTTAACTGGGATGATACTCGGATTTTCCTGGCAATCGTTCGTGCGGGTACGCTGAGTGGTGCAGCAGAAGCGATGGAAATGGGCATTGCAACGATTTCAAGAAGGCTGGACCGGCTTGAACAGTCGTTGGCAGTACCACTTTTCAGCAGGCATCAGAGCGGATACCGGCTGACAGATGATGGCGAAGCTCTGCTGGAACGGGCTGAGGCACTCGAATATGCGGGTCTCGCTTTCGGTGAAACAGCGAAACTGCAGGGTAATGTTGCTGGGCTTGTCCGGCTGGCAACATCAGACAATCTGGCCACGCATTTTATCCTGCCTTCGCTGAAAGGGCTTCTGGAAAAGCATCCTGAGCTGCGGGTGGAAGTGCTGAGCGGTGTTCAGTCAGTCAATCTGCATCGGAGAGACGCCGATATAGCAATAAGGATGGTCAAGCCTGACAGCGGGAATCTGACGTTAAAGCGTCTCGGAACCATAGGGTTTGGATTATATGGTGATGATGCATATCTAAAAATACTGGCTGATGAACCCGCTGGTTTATCTTTGAATAACGCTAATTATGTGGGCTGGTCGGAATCACACCAACACCTTCCTGCTGCACGATGGATATCGCGGATGCTTCGCGGCAGGCCGTGCAGAGTGGAAGCAAACACACTCGTGGCACAGGTATCCGCAGTTTCAGCTGGCCTAGGTTTAGGGGTTTTGCCACATTTTATGGCCAGGAAAAACGGTCTGCATTGTGTTAACCCTGATATCGGTTTGGATCAGGCATTATGGCTGGTGATGCATTCAGACTTAGCGGGTTCACGGCGAGTCAGAGCAATCGCAGACCATTTAATTGCAGTATTGGATGGATATAAAGATCAACTGACAATGCCATAAACATTTTATTCTTACTTCCAGATATTTGTCTGAATGCTGGATAAGGTTGGCATTGGTGATGTCCGCGCTTGGCACGAAGCAGACATGCTGATGTGAATGGTCAGTTTTGAGCGAAGAGCGGACCTGAGTCCTAAAAGATAACCCACATTGCTATACGTCGCGCCGGAATGAAACCTATAGAGATCTCTTCAGCGATTAGGCTTACCAGATGCGGAGGTCGTGCGTGGCCTTCCACAATATTAAATCCTAATGTACCGTAAAATTTGGCATTAAAAGCGACCATTTTGTCTGTTGTCAGCGTGGCCCCAGCCAGACCGCGTTGTTGCCCAGTATGGAGAATTCTCTGCATAAGCAGTCTGCCTATCCCATGGCGTTGCCATTGCGGATGCACATCAATTTCAGCAATGTGCAGCCATGTGTCTTCAACCTTTCCTGCTACAAATCCTACAGGAACTGAATCAGGTGTATAGGCCGTTAGCAACAGGCCGTTACGACTGAAATTGCTCAATTCCTCAAGGCTGCATGCGCCCGCCTCGCCTGTAACCGCACCTGCATTACGCAATGTTTCAAAAGCAGCCAGTTCAATCGCGCGAAGTTTGTCAAAGTGCTCAGGATGAGTGGGACTGATAGTGAAATCCATGACTTGGTTCTCCATGAATGATGTCATAATTTTTAGGGTCTTTAGTTCTCTATGAGCTGGAAACAGGAATGAACCCTTCTCACTGAATAAATCTTAACATGATGAATGCCACGTCCGTTTCTGGCACATAAACGCCCTTAACAGTGACCGCGGCGGCTTTGAGCGAAAAGCGGACGTCGGCTCTTACTCGTCATTTTGATGTAATATGACTGAGCATGTGTCTAACTGGCGGCTATTTTATAAACAGCCATTGTCAGGTATTGGATATATCAACTCTATCTCTGGAGCGTCAGTTAAATGCCTACCTGATCGAGCCATCAAGTACCCAGCAATCTCTTTAACACTGAGATCAACTTGTAACATCTCAGGATTCTGGAACCAACTATCTGGCCAAAAAATAAGATCAGATGGATTACCGTTAAAATTCCTCTCAAGTAATGAAAGAGCAAAGTTTTGTTCAGATTCTTTGCCCTCGGAGTCACATATAAATTTGATTGTTTGAATCAATTCGCTCCAGGTATAGTCTGGGTAAAACCTCTCCAGATTAAAGGCCATCCTGGTAAATTCCCTGGCACTGGTCCAAGAGGAAAAATCTCTGAAATCAGAAAAAGTATAGGGACATACAACCTGGTTGTTCCATTCGCCCATCATGGTTACTAATATGGGATCTTCTTGATCAGAACCTCCATCAATTTTAGAAAGTATCATTTCAGCACTTTTTGAAAGTTCATTAATTTTGTTACTACTGACTTTGCTTGGTCTCATTCTTTCCGGCAGTGGCATTATTTTAATCCTTGAGAAGTTAACTCATCAAACCGATTGATTTTAAACAATACTCTTTATGTAAATAAGGTACTACCTTAGTCCGCTTTTGGCACTTAGCTGCCAGTAGTGGTCAACAATAACTGGCCACGGCTTTAGATATTTACAAAACAATCGTTCTGATTCATTCGGCGTCAGGTCATAAGTTAAAAAAAACAACACTTACTAGCAGAACCTATCAATATGTAAAAGAACCTAAATATCAAGGCAGTCCCAAATTTTAACCTGCTGAATTTTTTTCCAAATGCGGCACCACGTTGAGATAGCAAAATTGCTTCGCATGTTTCTAACACCAAATTTGCTTGCATCCGTTATCACCCTCTTTTCAAGCTCTCTCGGATCCCCTGGATTGCGAAGCGAACCTGAAATGTACCGTGGGTATGGAGCGTCTCATGAATATATTGCGCGGTATGTCACTTATCTTGCTGGCCCTGACTCTTATTATGTGCCCGGACAATCAGTGCTATCGACCGCGGAATGGTCTTCAATTAATAAAAAAGCCTGTATGTCGGGAGTGGCATACAGGCTGCTCTATTTACATCACCGCCGACAATCCCCAGACGATGATAAAACCGGTCAGGCCCATCGCGGTGGTCAGAACGGTCCAGGTTTTAAGCCCGTCGGCCACCGAGAGCCCCAGATAACGCGTCACTACCCAGAAACCGGCATCATTGACGTGAGACAAACCGAGTCCACCAAAGCAGGCTGACAGAGTCACTAATACCAGCTGCGTATCGCTTAACCCCGTCACCGCCTGAGTTAATAATCCGCTGGTAGTTAAAATAGCCACCGTGGCGGACCCTTGAGAGGCACGCAAAGCCAGTGAAAGAATAAACGCCGCGGGAATTAATGGCAGATGAATGGTTTCAAGTGACATCGCCAGTGCCTTACCCACGCCAGACTCTACCAACACCTTACCAAACGCGCCCCCTGCTCCGGCCACCAGGATCACTCCGGCAGAGCTTGGGATAGCACGGTCAAGAATTTCGCTCAACCGCTCTCTGCTGGTTCCCCGACGCAGGACCAGCAACCATGCAGACAATGCCAGAGCAATCAGTAAAGCAATCGCGGGCGTACCTATTAGCGTCAGTAGCTGGCGCAGCAGGTTGGTTGCAGGCAACGCGGTATGTGCCACGGTGCCCACGACGATCAAAATAATAGGGATCACAATCAGCGTCGAAATCAACCAGGCGCTCGGCGGCTCATCCTGGGTCATGCGTGGGCTGCTTTCTGGTTTTGCCAGCTGCAACTGCTCAAGCACAGTGACTGACAGCTGATAATGTTTTTTATTCATCGAACGGGCGACAAAATACCCAACGATACCGACCGGGATTGAGATGACTATGCCCAGCAGCATCAACCAGCCCATATCGGCCCCCAACAGACCGGCGGCGGCGGCAGGACCGGGATGCGTTGGCAGTGCTACGTGCACCGTCAGCATCACACCGGCCATTGGCAGACCGTATTTGATGGGGGAAACTTTAGCGACTTTGGCAAAACCGTAGATCAGCGGAATGACGATAATAAAACCAACTTCAAAAAATACCGGAATACCGAGAATAAATGCCGCCATGGTCAGTGCCGCCACGG
Encoded here:
- a CDS encoding AraC family transcriptional regulator — translated: MMPHPDFLPETPIMHVNKHFALSSELISELLLEMRLRGVQYRRLQTGSEFGVGFSNRPGHAYFHYIAVGTALLRTHDGTLHELKAGSMVFMPQGEDHQLVSDVSCSFQHIDTLGSAPLGEAVSGINTCPSSHPTPSTVLFYGCMEFDLGGMQGLGKLMPQAIVVEANEQIYPGLVPILGAMKFEICSGRAGFAGILARLAEVAAAMIVRGWIENGSENAAGLIAALRDPRLARAILAIHRDTGREWSVAELAAQSHVSRSVFAERFKSIIGIPPLRYAREVRMRIAGHWIIHDKISIDTVALRLGYASQAAFSRAFKRINGYPPGAMRQRPARGVNTVNE
- a CDS encoding LysR family transcriptional regulator, producing the protein MFSSENLKGIDLFVCVADAGSFTAAGKKMNLTSSAISKGIARLESRLKVKLFQRTTRTLSLTDKGIAFYRTCMAVLTDLEEAQLSMQAEDTEPRGRICIDLPAAYGRLHVLPVILKFIENYPLITPHISFSDRFVDPIVEGIDIIVRIGGSNIWSNALGHRYLGAQRVVFCASPAYITKYGEPKTKEDLEDHHCIVYGEGNGRLTAWHFVGENPNETERRVLPGRIAVGDGEGQLIAALAGHGITQLPMWLIKSQLEEGSLVQVLPNLATDGLAINLAWLKSRQALPKVRKLLEMLAENLTPSGHKLNDSSLSKSFSGPTLE
- a CDS encoding SDR family oxidoreductase, which codes for MSDRKPTILITGATGQIGGSTLRSLLKENAVIVVAAVRSAEKAKIFEEQGIRTVILDFDKTATLLPALEGIDRVFLATGYTVDMLRQSKVFLDNAKGAGVKHVVHLGACGGDDATIAHWVWHQLVERYIEWSGFSFTHLRPEAFMQNLLNYDGTKAVKNGVIQQYTGDAPFSWVDGEDVATVAAQALLNPEKHSGKTYRLGYDAKSYDEIAAIMTEVVGKPFSYESLDPKIFLENMREAGAEMAYMTCVYDNFRRIAERDIPGVDDTFDNFPEIAGKEPVRWKEFVEKHKDSFLY
- a CDS encoding MFS transporter, whose translation is MNETILNVSPVPARTWLAVTALGISAFSIVTSELAPVGMLSTLAKDLNQTESGAGLVVTAYGWIAALAALLSGAMPARISRKALLVGLMLMLGLSCIVATRAHSMSGFMSARMAGALAHGAFWALIGTVAAQLVPAEKLGLATSVIFGGVSAASVLGVPLSSLITGMTGWRSAFTAISLLALATACVLFWTLPTLAAPKPLRLSVYCGIFKNPLLLSLYGATACIISAHFAAFTYLEPLLTKSQGVPAASISGLLLMSGLSGLVGNIIAGKLIDRHIKGLISISLLLSAGALGMLGMLGMGSAAPLPFWFTGMLLTIWGAGISIVFVGLQTWLLRSAGDAAQPASAIYVAIFNAAIGTGALAGGQMLAIIGFQGMALLAASVFLCSMTLVLMLKVPRII
- a CDS encoding LysR family transcriptional regulator — encoded protein: MKTGFNWDDTRIFLAIVRAGTLSGAAEAMEMGIATISRRLDRLEQSLAVPLFSRHQSGYRLTDDGEALLERAEALEYAGLAFGETAKLQGNVAGLVRLATSDNLATHFILPSLKGLLEKHPELRVEVLSGVQSVNLHRRDADIAIRMVKPDSGNLTLKRLGTIGFGLYGDDAYLKILADEPAGLSLNNANYVGWSESHQHLPAARWISRMLRGRPCRVEANTLVAQVSAVSAGLGLGVLPHFMARKNGLHCVNPDIGLDQALWLVMHSDLAGSRRVRAIADHLIAVLDGYKDQLTMP
- a CDS encoding GNAT family N-acetyltransferase, translated to MDFTISPTHPEHFDKLRAIELAAFETLRNAGAVTGEAGACSLEELSNFSRNGLLLTAYTPDSVPVGFVAGKVEDTWLHIAEIDVHPQWQRHGIGRLLMQRILHTGQQRGLAGATLTTDKMVAFNAKFYGTLGFNIVEGHARPPHLVSLIAEEISIGFIPARRIAMWVIF
- a CDS encoding GntP family transporter, whose product is MSTALLLTLAVASVLILLLLVIKVKIHPFVALLVVSLIVAISTGIPADDIMKVIVSGMGGLLGSITIIIVLGAMLGAIIESSGGAESLAQKFTHTLGIKRTVAALTMAAFILGIPVFFEVGFIIVIPLIYGFAKVAKVSPIKYGLPMAGVMLTVHVALPTHPGPAAAAGLLGADMGWLMLLGIVISIPVGIVGYFVARSMNKKHYQLSVTVLEQLQLAKPESSPRMTQDEPPSAWLISTLIVIPIILIVVGTVAHTALPATNLLRQLLTLIGTPAIALLIALALSAWLLVLRRGTSRERLSEILDRAIPSSAGVILVAGAGGAFGKVLVESGVGKALAMSLETIHLPLIPAAFILSLALRASQGSATVAILTTSGLLTQAVTGLSDTQLVLVTLSACFGGLGLSHVNDAGFWVVTRYLGLSVADGLKTWTVLTTAMGLTGFIIVWGLSAVM